From Algoriphagus sp. NG3, the proteins below share one genomic window:
- a CDS encoding transposase: protein MKAHPEVHTVSRDRASAYALGIRNGAPDAIQVADRFHLLVNLTDAFKRSLRRHSPVIKKCFEEMGSGQDSLLKTEEEKVIKETEPEPGDTPVLSAPIEGEARMVGNVGPDRQFKFQKARELHQEGYGIKAIAKQLGAGRKTIRKYLASECLVSREISGSRPLTNFCGFESELIRLSQTKTTYLNLFNHITEKGFNGKYSQFCERMNKLINDGKTAKTRENILLPLLKPVKTWSLSKLAFIALAKAGTLKEEDQKYLDILLQKSPEIKHSTDLAHSFRQLFVAKEEGSLTEWIKIAGAECSALKGFAKGINQDYEAVNQAVISTISNGQVEGQVNRLKTIKRNMYGRAGFELLRKIVLANSS, encoded by the coding sequence TTGAAAGCCCACCCTGAAGTCCACACCGTATCCAGAGACAGGGCAAGTGCCTATGCGCTGGGTATCAGAAACGGGGCCCCTGACGCCATTCAGGTAGCCGACAGGTTTCATCTTCTGGTCAATCTTACCGATGCCTTTAAGAGATCCCTGCGCAGGCACAGTCCGGTGATCAAAAAGTGCTTTGAAGAAATGGGATCCGGGCAGGATAGTTTACTGAAAACCGAAGAAGAGAAAGTAATAAAAGAAACGGAACCGGAGCCCGGGGATACCCCGGTCTTATCGGCCCCTATAGAGGGAGAAGCACGGATGGTGGGGAATGTCGGTCCGGATAGACAGTTTAAGTTTCAAAAAGCCAGGGAACTTCACCAAGAAGGCTATGGCATCAAAGCTATTGCCAAACAGCTCGGGGCGGGCAGGAAAACAATCAGAAAGTACCTTGCCTCTGAGTGCCTGGTCTCAAGGGAGATAAGCGGGAGCAGGCCCCTTACCAACTTTTGTGGTTTTGAATCTGAACTGATAAGGCTTAGCCAGACCAAAACCACATACTTAAACCTTTTCAACCACATAACGGAAAAGGGTTTTAATGGAAAGTATAGCCAGTTCTGTGAGCGGATGAATAAACTGATCAACGATGGGAAAACCGCTAAAACCAGGGAAAACATCCTGCTACCTTTGCTCAAACCGGTTAAGACCTGGTCCCTGTCAAAACTGGCATTCATCGCCTTGGCAAAGGCCGGGACTTTGAAAGAAGAAGATCAAAAATACCTGGACATATTGCTACAAAAATCACCTGAAATCAAACACAGCACTGATTTAGCCCATTCCTTCCGCCAACTGTTTGTAGCCAAAGAAGAGGGCAGTTTAACGGAGTGGATAAAAATTGCGGGCGCCGAATGTTCAGCACTTAAAGGGTTTGCAAAAGGGATAAACCAGGATTATGAGGCAGTAAACCAAGCTGTCATATCCACGATAAGCAACGGGCAAGTGGAAGGGCAGGTCAATAGACTCAAAACCATCAAAAGAAACATGTATGGCAGGGCAGGATTTGAGCTTTTGAGAAAAATAGTACTGGCCAATTCCAGCTGA